CCTCCACACCTGGCATTTTGCTAGTCTGGAATAGGGAAGATTTGAgcttcttcccttccctggcTTCTTGAGGGTCACAGAGACCAGGAGATATCCCCCCAAGGACCCTCACAAACCAGCATTGCCTTTCCTCTCATGGAGTTCTGTGGACCAGACTCTGTCCAGGGTCTGAGAGCGTGATTGTTGCCCTGGAGCCCTCTCCTGACCCACGGAGGAGATCCAGCACCAGCTCTCTCTCTGGGCTGAGCAGGTCTTGCCCACACCCACCAGGCACCACTTGCCTGCCAGCACTACTGGGGACAGCGAGAAGCAGCAGACACTTTCTTGTCATCATCTGTTCAGAAGCCCCCAGCAAATAgagctgagacagagagagagaaagagagagagagagagggagacaccacCAGACTAGGTGATCTCTAAGCCTCCATCCAGTGCCAGCATTTTACAGTTGTGCACGTTTAATGGTCTCCAGCTTCAACTCAGTCCTCAGTACCCTTGGGCCACACTTTTGTGTCTTCCCAGCATGCTCTGCTTCCCCAAAGGAATAtttgagaattttatttctctcctcAAGCCCTCTGTTTACCCACCTCTTATTCGCTATCAGTCCATGACTTTGCATTTCCCCTCACAGAGAAAAGAGCCTCTTCTCTGTGAGGGGAAATGCAAAGTCCTGGGCTGATAGCCCATGTGTAAAGTCGCTCAGCTCCTTCACTTACCTATAAACCTGTCTCCTTTCACTGCCTGCCTGCAATCCACCTCTCCATCCTGCTCAAACCTCTCTTCTCCCGTGGTCTCTGTGGTAGTGTGCGCTCCTGGTTTTCCCATTTCTCTGCCCACtccctttcattttgttttgctttcagtCTCACCCAGCTCTGAGTCTTTTCCTGTATTGCTGGCTGCCAGGGGGTCTTTCCAATGCATAAAGTTGTTCCTATCACCCTCTGCTTGAAATCTCTCCATGACAAGAACAGGCAAAATTAGTTCAGGCTGATAAAAGTCAGAGTAATGGTTACCTCTGGGCAGGGGAAATAGGAATTGATtgcaaaggggcatgagggaGCCTTCCAGGGTGCTGGAAATATTATATATCTTATTTTGGGTAGTGGTTCTATGGGTCTCTGCGTACATTAAAATTCACTGAGCTGTTATGTTAAGACTAGTGCCTTTCGCTCTATGTATATTATACCTCAagttaaaaaagacaaaaccttCAGTGGCTCTCCATCACTACCACAGGTTAAAGTCCATACTCCTTAGAATAGCCCACAGGTTCCAATTCACTCCTCCCTTGAGTCTTGGCTCAAGCATCTTCCTCCTGTGAAACCCACCCTGGTTTTCTGAGTGTTATGACGCATACGTCTTCTACACTCATGTAGGACCATAAGCACAGGCCTAGCCTAATTCTTAAGAGACTGTGTTGTAACTGTACATCTGCTTCCCTCCCTGGACTGGGAGCTCCCTAAGACTAGGAACCGGCTCTTTTCCGTTCCATCGCTCCCCTAGCACCGCGTGGAGTGACTGGTACATAAGCCCCCACtgaatgtctgttgaatgaatgagtgcaagTTCACTTTGTATTTGCTTTGAGCTTGGTCTTCTTTACTGAAAAgtctcctccctccagcctgcAGGGTGTTTCCTCAGAGAGAGGAAGCCTGTTGCACAATGGCGGTTTTTGATACTCCAGAGGAGGCCTTTGGCGTCTTGCGGCCCATCTGTGTTCAGCTCACAAAGACCCAGACAGTGGAGAATGTGGAGCGTCTGCAGGCACAGTTACAAGTTGTGAGTGACTCTGCCCTTCAGGAACTTCAGCAGTACATCCTCTTCCCTTTGCGATTTACCCTGAAGACCCCGGGCCCCAAAAGAGAGCACTTGATCCAGAGTGTGGTGGAATGCATCACCCTCGTCCTCTCTTCAACGTGTGTGAAGGAACAAGAACTTCTCCAGGAACTCTTTTCGGAACTCTCTGCTTGCCTGTATTCACCCAACTCCCAGAAACCTGCCGCTGTGTCAGAGGAGTTGAAATTGGCTGTGATCCAGGGCCTCAGTGCATTAATGCACTCGGCTTATGGGGACATCATTCTGACTATTTATGAGCCCTCCATTCTGCCTCGTTTAGGATTTGCTGTATCTTTACTGTTAGGCCTAGCAGAACAGGAGaaatcaaaacaaattaaaatggctGCCTTAAAATGTTTACAGGTTCTACTCTTTCAATGTGAGTGTCAAGACCATCCAAGGTCCTTGGATGAACTTGAGCAAAAGCAGCTGGGGgatttgtttgcttcttttttaccTGGCCTCTCAACTACACTGACCAGGGTCATCACAGGAGACTTCAAACAAGGGCACAGCATTGTCGTGTCTTCCCTAAAGGTCTTTTACAAGACAGTGAGCTTCATTATGGCTGATGAACAGCTCAGAAGAGTCTCAGAGGTCCGAGCAAAGCCTGCCGTGGAGCACAGAGTAGCGGAGCTGTTGGTTCACAGGGAAGCCAATTGGGTAAAAACTACCGGCGACAGGTTGACTGTCcttattaaaaagataattgagTGCGTTTCAGTTTACCCACACTGGAAGGTGAGGCTGGAACTGATAGACTTTGTCGAGGCCCTTCTCTTGAAGTGCAGTCAGTCACTGGTCGAATCGGCTGGTCCCCTTCTGAAGGCTCTGGTGAGTCTGGTAAATGATGAGAGTCCTGACGTCCAAGCCCAATGCAATAAAATTCTGAGacgttttgcagatgagaaagtagtggtgggcagcagagcctttgCTGACATCTTGTCAGAAAACCTGCACTCCCTTGCCACGTCCCTTCCCCGCCTGATGAGCTCCCAAGACGATCAGGGCAGATTCTCTACTCTCTCCTTGTTACTCGGGTACCTGAAACTCTTGGGCCCCAAAGTGAACTTTGTCCTCAACTCTGTGGCCCATCTCCAGCGCCTTTCCAAAGCGCTTATCCAAGTTCTAGAATTAGACGTGACCGACATCAAAATCGTTGAAGAGCGGCATTGGAACTCTGAGCATCTGAGCACTTCTCCAGAGACTTCAGCCTTGCGGCCATGGGCTCAAATGCAGAGGAGATATTTCCGCTTCTTCACTGACGAGAGGGTTTTCCTGCTCTTGAGGCAGGTTTGTCAGCTTCTTGGTTTCTATGGGAACCTCTACTTGCTCGTGGATCACTTTATGGAACTGTACCACGAATCTGTGGTTTACCAGAAGCAGGCCGCCATGATCCTTAATGAACTGGTTGTAGGGGCTGCTGGGTTAGGGGTAGAGAATCTTcatgaaaaacacattaaaacaaaCCCAGAGGAACTGAGGGAGATCGTGACATCAATACTTGAAGAATACACAAGCCAAGAAAACTGGTATTTGGTCACTTGCCTGGAAGCTGAAGAAGTGGGAGAGGAGCTGACGATGATGCGGTCAGGCCTTCAGGCCCTCGCATCTGGTGCACACACCTGCCAGGCTAcctctcctcccaccttctcAAAGCCAAGTCCCACGATCTGCTCCATGAACAGCAACATCTGGCAAATATGCATCCAGTTGGAAGGGATTGGCCACTTTGCACACGCACTAGGGAAAGACTTCCGTTTGCTCTTGATGTCAGCCCTCTATCCAGTCCTGGAGAAAGCTGGAGACCAAACCCTGCTTATCAGTCAGGCGGCCATCAGTGCCATGATGGACATTTGCCAGGCTTGTGGCTACGACTCCCTGCAGCAGCTGATCAATCAGAATTCAGACTATTTGGTAAATGGGATCTCTTTAAATCTGCGTCATCTGTCTCTCCACCCGCATACCCCGAAGGTCTTGGAAGTCATGCTACAGAACTCAGATGCTAGCCTGCTCCCTTTGGTGGCAGATGTGGTTCAAGACGTCTTGACTACCCTGGACCAATTTTATGATAAGAGAACAACTTCCTTTGTCAGTGTACTGCATGCCCTGCTGGCAGCATTAGGTACATTGAGAGCCCTTTGTAAATGCTGATTGGAGGGGAGCACTAGTATCCTTGTTCGCctaactgtttttttctttgtttggggTTATGCTGTGGAGGACGTTATTTGAATAGGTGTCTGTCTGGTCCCACATGTTACGGTAGAGTTCCATTGCTTATGTTTTTATACTCTTAATAATCTCTACCATCTGTTGAACCCCTGCTCTGTCCCAGGGACATAAACCCTGCAGACTAaatgtaaacattatttttattttgcaggtaaggaaaactaaggctcagtgaGCTCTTACTTAGCCAAGGTTACACAATTAATAAGGAGGAAAGTCAGGATTTATgacaattttgttcttttcaatatACCAGACTGCTTCTGACAGTATTTAGAGTTAGCAGTATCTATGCTAATGGAGAACAGGACTAACATCAATTATTCAGTCCACAGATAATCTAGAACagtactgtccaatagaactttctgtgatgatggaactgTTCTCTATCTGTTCTGTCCAATACAATAACTACATGTGGCTAGTGcagctgaggaactgaattttttatttttatttaaatagccacatgtagctagctAGTGACTGCCATGTTGGACAGAGCAGGTCTAGAAACTTTCTTTTAACCTTTTAATTGTATGAGGTGGTTTGAATTTCTCTACTTCCCTTTCACCCTGTTGGGTGTCTGTTGGAGGTGTTACCCACCATTAAAATGGCAAAGTTTTGGACTATAAGAAAGAGAATCCCTCCACTGGATAGTCAATCTtcgaatgaaaaaaaaaaaaaatatatatatatatatatatatatatatatatatatgagctaTATACATGAGTTCCTTTTATCCAAAGAGCATACCTCCAGTATTTATTTCAGTACTTCTAATAGCCACCAAAGTAGGTGGAAAGGTCGCTGACCTCATTTTGTCAGCTGAAAAAGCTAAGACCATGTAAGAAAGTTTCTCAAGGAAGGTGACTGAACAGGGACAGTCCTCTGCCCTGTAGCTGATACCACTTccagtgttcattcattcattcatgaacgTTCACATGCAGTGTACatgttcttttattcattcattcagtaaagatTACCTGCCATATGTTAGACACTGCTAAGTAATCaggattcagcagtgaacaagatgAATAAACTCAAGGAGCTTTCCTGCTACTGCAAGAGAGTAACAGGACAGTAGCAGAGTGGTCAGGGGACTTGATCATGGCACTTCCTCCCTGAGGAAACGGCATtagagctgagacctgaaggctgAGAAGGGCCCATCAGTACATATGGAGCTGTCACATCCTTTTTATGGTTTTTAAGAACattcaggcaaagggaacagcagatgcaaaggcctggagggaAGAAAGGGCTTGGGGTCTTTGGAGAATGGAGAAGAGATCATTGTGGAGACAGTGACACAAGATGAAATTGGAAGGATGGGTGAGGATGAATCCCACGGGGCCTTGTAGACCAAGGGAAGGAGTGGGGGTTGTATTTTGCAACCACTGGGAAGCCTGTGTGCTGGACTAGTCACTGGGATGGCAATGGTGACCAAGGAGAACATGGAAACACTCCTAAGACTGGCTTACTGCTTATAGGTTTTAGACTACGAGTGGCTTCCATGGCCCAAATATACCCCAGGCTTCCACccttagtgttttgaggaactcTACTACATGTcagtttgagttttaaaaaatatattaacaaaagGCCTATTAAATATATCCTTTCAGGAGATATCTCCATTTGGGCCATGAAAATTGAATTGCCTTGGATTGCCAGTGTCTTTGGTCATCTCTAAAGAGGAATCCTGTGTAGCACCTTTTCTCTAAATTGCAGAGAGGAAAATGAGGATGGTTAAGCTTGACTTGAGAGCATCCTAGGAAAAGCAGCAAAAGTGGGGATAGCTTTTCTGAAAGTTTTGAAATAACCCAGACTACACTTGCATTTTGAATGGTAAGCAGTACTGTGGAGAGTGGATCAGTCAAACACAAATCAAAGTAACACTGTCTGCTGGCGTTTCCTCTTGTCATTTGAATTGTCTAACTGATGGTCACTCTTTTAAGATGGGAGTGGAAGTATGGTCTCAGAGAACTTCCAAAAGGTTTTAAAAGAACCCAGTATGTCTTTTAGGAAATTGAGTTACCACATACACAGTGTTTCACAGGCATTGACTAAAAAAGCATTAGGTTCCGCAGTGAAGGCAAGAACCATCAGTTAAATTACTGCTTAGCACCAACTACTGATTCACTGATTAttcataacaacaaaaaaattgggTAGCTTTGAAAATGAGAAAGCATCCATACCACATACCTCAGCACTCGGAGATCGTGCCACATCCACACATACAAGGCCGTGTTTTGCTGGCCACATAATGTTCTATTGTGTGGCTGTACCATAATTTAAGCAGTCCTTTCTtggtggacattttggttgtttccagtcttttgccccctccacccccaaaatGCTGCAGTGTGCTCTCTGTAGGTCATTTTGGACATGTCTGAGTATACCAGTAGAGTATATTCCTAAGACAGTTGCTGGCTTAGAGGGTATTACTTTTAAATCTGTGATAGAGAAAGAGTTTCAAATTGCTCCGTAAGGAGGTTGCACCAATTTAaactcccatcagcaatgtaagAGAGCGCCAATTTTGCCACCCCCTCAcccatgctgtatattacctagctttttgatctttgctaatcCAGTAGGAGAAAAAGTGCACCTTATTATAGTTTAATTTGCATTAAGAGTGAGGTCGAGctgcttttcatatgtttaaaagcCGTTTGTGAGCAAAGACTTCTTAATGTCTGGCACTAGCCTTAAATCTAGAAAATAATCTTTACAGCATGTCTACTTTTAGCAGTGTAAATGCTGGGCCCTGGCTTTAACCCATTGGGAATGCAGTCCCTCAGAGTACATTAAGGACAGTTTTATGTCTGGGCACTGAAGAAATGGCATAATCAATCCCTTCATGTAGGAACCTCCAGGTACTGGACCGAAGGCTCTCACGTCCAGCATTTGCTCTCTGCTGCTCCCAGTTGCCTGGCCCTGGCGTAGCCCATCTGCTGTTGCTGTGGCTCTGTGCAGATGCTCCTTGATAGAAAAGAGATTAGCAGGTGCTAAAGGTCATCAGAGACTTCTCCCCTGCTGTCTGCAAAAGGAGGGCAAAAATTCAGGCCATAGGGTTTTCTTGTTGATTCATTCTTTAAGTATTAAGAGCCTTTTTTGAAATGAAGCCCTGGGGGACCCCAGTATACAAAAAGAGTTCAAATTAGAGCAGGACTGGTGAAAGAAGGCATAGAAACCCTGTTCCCACCCTTTAAACTGCTGTCTCTGGGTGCCCTCCCTGTTGTGACCCTGAGACATTTCTGCAGAGCCCTAGGGCTCCTCAagacacagtttgaaaaccactggttctGTAATGTAAGGCTTATTCTGCAGTGACATGTCAGAAGTATTGGAGCATcactaaaaaaggaaaagcttTGGAGAGAAAATGCCAGCCTTCTGAAGCATTTTATATCAAATACCTTTGTGAGACTGTGTCCGTTCTCAAGGCTCTGCAGAGCCTCTCTTCCGCTAATGAGCAGTGTATCCTGCACTCCGAATTTTGTCACTGGTAGCTTTCCTCCAGTCTagcatatttattcattcagcatatATTTTGAGCACCCACTCCATGCTGGGCATATTGGCTTTCCAGTGGTGATCAATGGAACACAGTGTCTAATGGGAGATTCAGACACTAAACAATACATAGAAAGTAAATACAGTAATTACAAATTACTGATGagttgaaagaaaagaacatggTGCTGTATAAAAGACCTAAGTTAGATTGGCAGGGCGAGGGGGGGGTCAAGGGATGGCTTTACTAGGCAACGTATATTTGTATTGAAACATGAAAAGTGATTTGGAATTAACCAGATGTTACATAGG
This DNA window, taken from Balaenoptera ricei isolate mBalRic1 chromosome 15, mBalRic1.hap2, whole genome shotgun sequence, encodes the following:
- the TTI1 gene encoding TELO2-interacting protein 1 homolog, with protein sequence MAVFDTPEEAFGVLRPICVQLTKTQTVENVERLQAQLQVVSDSALQELQQYILFPLRFTLKTPGPKREHLIQSVVECITLVLSSTCVKEQELLQELFSELSACLYSPNSQKPAAVSEELKLAVIQGLSALMHSAYGDIILTIYEPSILPRLGFAVSLLLGLAEQEKSKQIKMAALKCLQVLLFQCECQDHPRSLDELEQKQLGDLFASFLPGLSTTLTRVITGDFKQGHSIVVSSLKVFYKTVSFIMADEQLRRVSEVRAKPAVEHRVAELLVHREANWVKTTGDRLTVLIKKIIECVSVYPHWKVRLELIDFVEALLLKCSQSLVESAGPLLKALVSLVNDESPDVQAQCNKILRRFADEKVVVGSRAFADILSENLHSLATSLPRLMSSQDDQGRFSTLSLLLGYLKLLGPKVNFVLNSVAHLQRLSKALIQVLELDVTDIKIVEERHWNSEHLSTSPETSALRPWAQMQRRYFRFFTDERVFLLLRQVCQLLGFYGNLYLLVDHFMELYHESVVYQKQAAMILNELVVGAAGLGVENLHEKHIKTNPEELREIVTSILEEYTSQENWYLVTCLEAEEVGEELTMMRSGLQALASGAHTCQATSPPTFSKPSPTICSMNSNIWQICIQLEGIGHFAHALGKDFRLLLMSALYPVLEKAGDQTLLISQAAISAMMDICQACGYDSLQQLINQNSDYLVNGISLNLRHLSLHPHTPKVLEVMLQNSDASLLPLVADVVQDVLTTLDQFYDKRTTSFVSVLHALLAALAQWFPDTGHLGQLQEQSVGEEGSHLSRRPASLEKGLENTTTAEDIEQFVLNYLKEKDVADGNVSDFDNEEEEQSDPPEVDENGSDPGVQAPLPVQIQIATDVMERCIHLMSDKSLKIRLKVLDVLDLCVVVLQSHKNQLLPLAHRAWPSLVHRLTNDDPLAVLRAFKVLRTLGGKCGDFLRSRFCKDVLPKVAGSLVSQAPISARAGPVYFHTLAFKLQLAVLQGLGPLCERLDLGEGDLNKVADACLIYLSAKQPVKLQEAARSLFLHLMKVDPDSTWLLLNELYCPQEFTPPHPSLHPVQLRGPTGQQNPYAANVLRLLQELQ